The DNA region ATGCCTCCGGTGATCAACGAGGACTTCCTGGCGAAGCACGCGAAGAGCAAGCGGATCCCCAGGTCCTACACCTGCCCCCAACCCTTCGAGCGGCTTGTCATCAAGGGGAATGGGGACATGCATCCTTGCTGTGCCCAGTACAACTACAAGATTCGGCTGGGCAACCTGCGGGACATGAGCATCTATGAAGCCTGGCATTCCGATACGATGCGGACGCTCCGTCGGCATATGAAGGAGCGCACCTGGGAGGCCCTCCCGGTGTGCAATGTGTGCCTGAAGTCGTCGTATCTGTACCAGGCCGCGTAGCGACTCAAGACCGTTGGATGAGGCGAGAAGATGGGACAGATCAGCATCGGGGACAGGGCGATTGGGGATAGGCATCCCACCTACGTGATCGCCGAGATCGGCTTCAACCACGAGGGGGATATGGATCTGGCGGTCCGGATGATCGAGGCCGCCGCCGAGGCGGGCGTGGACGCCGTCAAGTTCCAGACATATCGGGCGGCCGACTTGGTGCTGGAGAGCACGGAGCACTTCCAGACTATCAAGCATGGCGAGCTCTCCCTGGACGATCATCGGCGCCTGGTGCAGGCGGCGCGCGCCAGCGGCGTCGCGTTTCTCTCCACCCCATACGGCTTTGAGAGCGTGGACGTGTTGGAGCGCGTGGGGGTGCCCGCGTACAAGGTCGCGTCCATGGATCTGACGAACCTACCGTTGCTGCGGTACATCGCCGCTACCGGGAAGCCGATGCTCGTCTCGACCGGCATGGCCACGATCGGGGAGATCGCGGAGGCCGTGGAGGCGATCCAGTCGGCGGGCAATGACCAGATCGTTCTGCTGCATTGCATATCCGAATACCCGGCCGCTCCCGAGGATGCGCACCTGCGGAGCATCCCGTTGCTGCAGGATGCCTTCGGCCTGCCGGTGGGCTACTCGGATCACGTGCTGGGAAACGCCGTTGCCCTGGCCGCCGTCACGCTGGGGGCCTGCGTGGTGGAGAAGCACTTCACCACCGATAAGGCGCTGCCCGGCCCGGATCATCGCATCTCCGCCAACCCCGAGGAGATGGCCCAACTGGTTCGGGATATCCGGGCCATCGAGCGGAGCCTGGGGGATGGGCGCACCCTGCTCGGGCGTCCCGACCGGGGGAACGCCCCGCTTTTCCGTCGGGGGCTGTTCGCCAGCGTGGATATCCCGGCGGGGACGGTGATCACCGAGGAGATGGTGAAATGCGTCCGGCCCCAGCGGGGACTGCCTCCCAGGTACCTGGATTGGGTGATCGGCCGCACGGCGCGGGCGGACATCAAGAAAGAGCAGCCGCTGACCTGGGATCTGCTGTGAGGACGCATCGGATGGAGGAAGTGTAGGAGCTGCGATGGGCGAGAGAGTGCTCTGTATCCTGCAGGTGCGAATGGGATCCAGCCGGCTGCCCGGAAAGGCTCTGGCTGATATCTGTGGGCGCCCCATGCTGGCGCACATCATCGATCGTCTGAAGGCATCTGAGACGATCGGGGACATCGTCGTCGCCACCACGACGCGGCCGGGGGACGAGGCCATCGTCGACCTGGCGGAGGCGATGGGGATCATGTGGTTTCGCGGGCCGGCCGAGGATGTGCTGGGCCGGGTCGCCCAGGTCGCCCTCCGGTGGGGAACGGAGGTCATCGCCCACGCCTCCGGCGACAACCCCCTGGTGGAGCCTGAGATCGTGGATGAGACGGTGCGCCGTTGCCAGGCCGAAGGGTACGATCTCGCCTTCATGGCGGGCCTGCCTCTGGGCGTCGGGCTGGACGTGTTCTCGAAGCGGGCGTTGATCGCTTCGGATCGCCTGGCCGTGGACCCGGCGCAGCGGGAGCACGTAAACGCTTATATCTTCGATCACCTGGACTGCTTTCGCGTGGGGCGGCTTCTGCCGGATGAGGCGCTCCGGAGGCCGGATCTGCGCCTGACGGTGGACACGGAGGACGATTTACGCCTGATGCGGGAGATCTACCGGCGCCTGTACAGACCGGGGACCATCATCCATCTCCGGGACGTGCTGGATCTGTACGAGGCCGAGCCGGAGCTATTCGCCATCAATCGGCATGTGCGGCAGTTATACGTCTCCGAGTCGGCGCCGGTGCTGCGAGGGCTGTAAGGGATGTGTGGAGGGCGGCATGGATCGGCGTGAAAGCAGGGAACCCCGTGTGCTCTTCCGGGTGGATGGGGGGCGGATCTGGGGCGTCTCCCTGGGGCACGTGTTTCGGTGCCTGGCCCTGGCCGGGGAGCTACGGGAGCGGCAGGGTGCTCACGTCGCGTTCCTGATGCGGGATTACGAGGCCGGCGTGCGGCTCGTCGCAAGCCGGGGATTTGATGTGCAAACCATCGATCGAGAGGCCGGGTGGGAGCAGGAGGCTGCCATCATCGAGGGGCGGCCGGAGGAAGTCGTCGTCTTCGACCTCGTCGACGTGGCGGGGAAGGACACCGGCCG from Chloroflexota bacterium includes:
- a CDS encoding N-acetylneuraminate synthase; protein product: MGQISIGDRAIGDRHPTYVIAEIGFNHEGDMDLAVRMIEAAAEAGVDAVKFQTYRAADLVLESTEHFQTIKHGELSLDDHRRLVQAARASGVAFLSTPYGFESVDVLERVGVPAYKVASMDLTNLPLLRYIAATGKPMLVSTGMATIGEIAEAVEAIQSAGNDQIVLLHCISEYPAAPEDAHLRSIPLLQDAFGLPVGYSDHVLGNAVALAAVTLGACVVEKHFTTDKALPGPDHRISANPEEMAQLVRDIRAIERSLGDGRTLLGRPDRGNAPLFRRGLFASVDIPAGTVITEEMVKCVRPQRGLPPRYLDWVIGRTARADIKKEQPLTWDLL
- a CDS encoding NTP transferase domain-containing protein: MGERVLCILQVRMGSSRLPGKALADICGRPMLAHIIDRLKASETIGDIVVATTTRPGDEAIVDLAEAMGIMWFRGPAEDVLGRVAQVALRWGTEVIAHASGDNPLVEPEIVDETVRRCQAEGYDLAFMAGLPLGVGLDVFSKRALIASDRLAVDPAQREHVNAYIFDHLDCFRVGRLLPDEALRRPDLRLTVDTEDDLRLMREIYRRLYRPGTIIHLRDVLDLYEAEPELFAINRHVRQLYVSESAPVLRGL